In bacterium, a genomic segment contains:
- the pilQ gene encoding type IV pilus secretin PilQ produces MSKRHYFPLFLLLFSFFTPPLLSAEDLVGLKNLSWEEQKNKTRIVLETTQPLQYNVTASQTASEVQVELTNLDLRNLPQELFINTPEVVSLQTFPQADGQRARIVVKLTSFRPHQVSSDGNKLYIDIEDGTSVATIPAPPEPVKADQPVEEPVQAASVEKVPESAPVAAERTEVAKPVEQAPVKEAVPASPATVINDVQISPINAEKVDVVLVGDGSMNYDVFELANPARLVIDVKSVSVGPGLSSRQADGQELLTKVRVAQFQTAPKVVRAVIDLNRKVPYTISQEGTQLTIHLGEANIPQAKSNGSTSQSETETAAPVAEPVPVNLEQVPVKYEEPKIAQAEPKQTTNEQFFSFEPDTSLFAQETTTLPTTSRPPTETTGSQGMGSLEDREGGAQKQYTGEPFSFDFKDIDIKDLFRFIADISGLNVILDPSVRGSVTLKLTEVPWDQALDLITKNQGLGYTIEGNVIRIAPLSKIEAEEEQRRRVEEQQFLSAPLVTKIVPLSYAKAQQVDAIVKRLLTKKGSSIVDVRTNTLIITDIDTNIDSVISLIDTLDSRTSQVVIETRIVETTKNFSQGFGIQWGFRGIVDPSFGNNTTLQFPNNMLIGGNAIRATSGITGNPLSGYAVNLPSSQAPNSAILLSAGNILDTFRLDVALMALENSGQGRILSSPKVATQNNTRAEIVQGTQIPVQTIANNTITTTYVQASLRMSVLPQITAEGTVIMEVEIENNRPNLSIIGVGGTPAIDTESARTTLLVEDGGTTVIGGIFTASESYQQGRTPVLHRIPLLGWLFKNTNVTRDNRELLIFLTPRIIR; encoded by the coding sequence ATGAGCAAGCGTCACTATTTTCCTTTATTTCTTCTCCTTTTCTCCTTCTTCACGCCTCCGTTGTTATCTGCTGAAGACCTTGTGGGCTTGAAGAATCTCTCCTGGGAAGAGCAGAAGAACAAAACTCGAATTGTTCTGGAAACGACTCAGCCGTTGCAATACAACGTAACTGCGTCTCAGACAGCTTCTGAGGTTCAGGTTGAGCTAACCAATCTGGATTTAAGAAATCTTCCGCAGGAGTTGTTTATTAACACACCCGAAGTGGTGTCGTTGCAAACTTTTCCCCAAGCGGATGGACAGCGGGCGCGGATTGTGGTGAAGCTGACATCTTTTCGTCCGCATCAGGTTTCTTCAGACGGAAATAAGCTGTACATCGACATTGAGGACGGAACTTCTGTAGCAACAATTCCCGCTCCTCCAGAACCGGTGAAAGCGGATCAGCCCGTAGAAGAACCGGTTCAGGCTGCTTCAGTTGAGAAAGTGCCCGAGAGCGCTCCGGTTGCTGCTGAGCGGACTGAAGTTGCGAAACCTGTAGAGCAGGCTCCTGTAAAGGAAGCTGTTCCTGCAAGTCCAGCCACAGTGATCAATGATGTTCAGATTAGCCCGATCAATGCAGAAAAAGTCGACGTAGTACTGGTCGGTGACGGCTCCATGAATTACGATGTTTTTGAGTTGGCCAATCCTGCTCGACTCGTGATCGACGTAAAGTCAGTCAGTGTCGGGCCAGGATTAAGCAGCCGGCAGGCGGATGGACAGGAACTCCTTACAAAAGTGCGCGTTGCTCAATTTCAAACAGCTCCCAAAGTGGTTCGGGCCGTGATTGATTTGAACAGAAAGGTTCCTTACACGATCAGTCAGGAAGGAACGCAACTGACGATTCATCTTGGGGAGGCGAATATTCCTCAGGCAAAATCGAACGGAAGCACGAGCCAGAGTGAAACTGAAACTGCAGCACCTGTTGCGGAGCCGGTTCCGGTAAATCTTGAGCAGGTACCGGTTAAATATGAAGAACCGAAGATTGCTCAGGCCGAGCCAAAGCAAACCACGAACGAACAATTCTTTTCGTTTGAGCCGGACACAAGTCTCTTTGCACAGGAAACCACAACACTTCCGACCACGAGTCGTCCACCAACTGAAACCACTGGTAGTCAGGGCATGGGAAGTCTGGAGGACCGGGAAGGCGGTGCGCAAAAGCAGTACACTGGTGAGCCATTCTCCTTTGACTTCAAAGACATTGACATCAAGGATCTCTTCCGATTTATTGCAGATATTTCAGGATTAAATGTGATCCTTGATCCTTCAGTCAGAGGTTCCGTTACTTTGAAATTAACCGAAGTCCCCTGGGATCAAGCCTTGGATTTGATTACGAAGAACCAGGGATTGGGTTATACGATTGAAGGGAACGTGATCCGGATTGCACCACTCTCAAAGATAGAGGCAGAAGAAGAACAGCGCAGAAGAGTTGAAGAACAACAATTCTTGAGCGCCCCGTTGGTTACCAAGATCGTACCACTCAGCTACGCGAAGGCGCAGCAGGTGGATGCGATTGTTAAAAGGCTACTGACCAAAAAGGGCAGCAGCATCGTTGATGTCAGAACCAATACGTTGATCATTACCGACATCGACACAAATATCGATTCGGTCATCAGCTTGATCGATACGTTGGATTCCCGAACAAGTCAGGTTGTCATTGAAACACGAATCGTAGAAACCACCAAAAACTTCTCTCAAGGATTTGGTATTCAATGGGGATTCCGTGGCATCGTGGATCCAAGTTTTGGCAATAACACCACTTTGCAATTTCCCAATAACATGCTGATCGGCGGCAATGCGATTCGTGCCACCTCCGGTATCACCGGGAATCCGCTTAGTGGATACGCTGTGAATTTGCCTAGTTCACAGGCCCCGAATTCAGCGATTTTGCTTTCCGCTGGGAATATTCTGGACACATTCCGTCTGGACGTGGCTTTGATGGCGCTGGAGAATTCCGGACAAGGACGTATTCTTTCCAGTCCAAAAGTGGCAACGCAAAACAATACAAGAGCTGAGATCGTCCAGGGTACTCAGATACCGGTTCAAACGATTGCCAACAACACAATTACAACCACTTACGTTCAGGCGTCTTTGCGAATGAGTGTTCTTCCGCAGATTACAGCCGAAGGGACTGTGATTATGGAAGTAGAAATCGAGAACAATAGACCGAATCTTTCGATTATTGGTGTTGGCGGAACACCGGCAATTGATACGGAGAGCGCCCGCACAACTCTACTTGTAGAAGACGGTGGAACGACGGTAATCGGCGGTATTTTCACGGCGTCTGAGTCCTATCAGCAGGGAAGAACTCCGGTCTTACACCGGATTCCTCTTTTAGGATGGTTGTTCAAAAACACCAACGTGACACGAGACAATCGGGAACTTCTGATTTTCTTGACTCCTCGGATCATCCGTTAG